The following proteins come from a genomic window of Dreissena polymorpha isolate Duluth1 chromosome 1, UMN_Dpol_1.0, whole genome shotgun sequence:
- the LOC127843697 gene encoding uncharacterized protein LOC127843697: protein MSKRKLSLEPGKRVFLLSGIDKDPRKTLCSMIKLLNGTVLVSQDFRCDCTHVIVGKLSREEKFLGALASGKWVVHADYVYDSHRAGEFLDEEQYEWCCDRILGKYEVNKEIAFASRRWRIMLGAAFSGWKVAVVAGRERATIMKRLLIAGGAELFNIPMPLKNPEKIADMVTYVFVSEGHKDAVAPLVDYGVLCLKPEYISDFLIKDPDPDIMEYVVIVDNTNTAVQDHTCTPNQSEDDFMMATQADMDRDVGNSMFHDENLEGSHLLKALATEEEPNYSNCQISDSFQKAHTPTIDGNEDSLNITGNKSRNLLKRKRSPLRQSLETIAVKSCFPDFEETAVVGKKGKSLIKNNNSVQKKNIFSYISRQNLMDEMADMDVSGSGGSDDHVGLIENSGDSHSFDDNVNLQIKPTESVQQTVNDIHSVIELETSVDHFKAFKNVESTGSYCDFNASELVSVSENTRTKCSLYHKNVVEESQTPKNHMPNQFEDYSGGKAGYIFEISRQNTECSENESPNHVVTENFKLESVKKQDIEQGKQDNKEGVHNCGEDKHKIDMNLLGSSMDISTATDTTEETINREKESPSSSQTPKQSPLQINKSAINKLKELIEKSPKTHSVAIESKTGHSRVQNCHVNVSEESDDCIINQSAIIKLKELIEKSPKKHCVHSASETGQGSYTNCNVHLSKKSINFTVEEDTDTNIKINDKKVSAGKINEMPEGKNACIMWENYYLAVNSDKTEVDSVDKKKTEENSVGRKKKRRTQC from the exons ATGAGCAAGAGAAAGCTTAGTCTGGAGCCTGGAAAGCGAGTTTTCCTACTGTCTGGCATTGATAAGGATCCAAGAAAGACTCTGTGCTCAATGATCAAGCTGTTGAATGGGACTGTTTTGGTTTCTCAG GATTTCCGTTGTGACTGTACTCATGTCATCGTTGGAAAGTTATCAAGGGAAGAGAAGTTCCTTGGAGCGCTAGCCAGTGGCAAGTGGGTCGTTCATGCAGACTACGTGTATGACTCACATAGGGCAGGAGAGTTCTTGGATGAAGAGCAATATGAATGGTGTTGTGACAGGATTCTGGGCAAATATGAGG TGAACAAGGAGATTGCGTTCGCTAGCAGGAGGTGGAGGATTATGTTGGGTGCGGCCTTCTCGGGTTGGAAGGTTGCTGTTGTGGCAGGGCGTGAACGGGCAACCATCATGAAAAG ACTTCTTATTGCTGGAGGTGCAGAACTGTTCAACATTCCAATGCCTCTGAAGAATCCAGAAAAGATTGCTGACATGGTTACGTACGTGTTCGTAAGCGAGGGGCACAAAGATGCTGTGGCCCCATTGGTTGACTATGGCGTCCTGTGCCTGAAGCCAGAGTATATTAGCGATTTTCTAATAAAG gACCCTGACCCGGATATTATGGAGTATGTGGTGATAGTAGACAACACCAACACGGCTGTCCAGGACCATACATGTACCCCTAACCAATCTGAAG ATGATTTTATGATGGCAACACAGGCAGATATGGACAGAGATGTTGGGAATAGTATGTTTCATGATGAAAATTTAGAG GGGTCACATCTCCTCAAGGCACTGGCAACTGAAGAAGAACCGAATTATTCAAATTGCCAAATATCAGACTCGTTTCAAAAAGCACACACTCCAACTATTGATGGAAATGAAGATTCTCTGAATATCACTGGCAACAAATCTAGAAATCTACTAAAAAGAAAAAGATCACCACTCCGTCAGAGTTTAGAAACAATTGCAGTAAAGTCCTGTTTTCCAGATTTTGAAGAAACTGCTGTGGTGGGAAAGAAAGGAAAAAGCttgattaaaaataacaattcagtgcaaaagaaaaatatattttcttatatttcaaGGCAGAATTTAATGGACGAAATGGCCGATATGGATGTATCAGGCTCTGGTGGAAGTGATGATCATGTAGGTTTAATTGAAAATAGTGGGGATAGCCATTCTTTTGATGACAATGTCAATTTACAGATTAAACCAACAGAAAGTGTTCAACAAACGGTGAATGATATACACAGTGTCATTGAATTAGAAACTTCTGTTGACCACTTCAAAGCttttaaaaatgttgaaagtACGGGTAGCTATTGTGATTTTAATGCATCTGAACTGGTTAGCGTTTCTGAAAACACAAGGACAAAGTGTAGTTTGTACCATAAAAATGTTGTAGAGGAATCTCAAACACCAAAAAATCATATGCCAAATCAGTTTGAAGACTATAGCGGAGGTAAAGCTGGTTACATATTTGAAATCTCAAGACAAAATACAGAATGTTCTGAAAATGAATCCCCTAATCACGTTGTAACAGAGAATTTTAAACTTGAGTCAGTCAAGAAACAAGACATTGAACAAGGAAAACAGGACAATAAAGAAGGGGTACACAACTGTGGAGAAgacaaacataaaattgacatgaACCTTTTAGGAAGCTCTATGGATATTAGTACAGCTACAGACACAACAGAAGAGACTATAAATAGGGAAAAAGAGTCACCTTCAAGTTCACAGACACCAAAACAATCaccattacaaatcaataaatcaGCAATCAATAAACTGAAGGAATTGATTGAGAAAAGTCCAAAGACACATTCTGTAGCTATAGAATCTAAAACAGGTCATAGTAGAGTCCAAAATTGTCATGTAAATGTCTCAGAGGAATCTGATGACTGTATAATCAACCAATCAGCAATCATAAAACTAAAGGAATTGATTGAAAAAAGTCCAAAGAAACATTGTGTACATAGTGCATCTGAAACAGGTCAGGGAAGTTACACAAATTGTAATGTACATCTCTCTAAAAAATCCATTAACTTCACAGTTGAGGAAGACactgatacaaatataaaaatcaatgatAAAAAGGTTAGTGCTGGAAAGATAAACGAAATGCCTGAAGGCAAAAATGCTTGCATTATGTGGGAAAATTATTATTTAGCGGTTAATAGTGACAAGACAGAAGTAGACAGTGTTGATAAAAAGAAGACAGAAGAAAACAGTGTTGGTAGAAAAAAAAAGAGAAGAACACAGTGTTAG